The following are encoded in a window of Geobacter metallireducens GS-15 genomic DNA:
- a CDS encoding GTP-binding protein: protein MSFINYASREINCKIVYYGPGLCGKTTNLQHVYQKTAPEAKGKMISLATETERTLFFDFLPLALGEIRGFKTRFHLYTVPGQVFYDASRKLILKGVDGVVFVADSQEERMDANVESLDNLRFNLKEQGYDLDKLPYVIQYNKRDLPEVLSVEELRRELNPTGVPEFEACASTGEGVFETLKAVAKLILIDLKKGR, encoded by the coding sequence ATGTCCTTCATCAACTACGCATCGCGCGAGATAAACTGTAAGATTGTCTACTACGGGCCGGGCCTCTGCGGCAAGACCACCAACCTTCAGCATGTCTACCAGAAGACCGCTCCCGAGGCGAAGGGGAAGATGATCAGTCTCGCCACGGAGACGGAGCGGACTCTCTTTTTCGATTTCCTCCCCCTGGCCCTTGGCGAGATCCGCGGCTTCAAGACCCGGTTCCACCTCTACACCGTTCCCGGCCAGGTTTTCTACGATGCCTCCCGCAAGCTGATCCTCAAGGGGGTGGACGGCGTGGTTTTCGTGGCCGATTCCCAGGAGGAGCGGATGGATGCCAATGTCGAGTCACTGGACAACCTCCGTTTCAATCTCAAGGAACAGGGATACGATCTGGACAAGCTTCCCTACGTGATTCAGTACAACAAGCGGGATCTGCCGGAAGTCCTGTCCGTGGAAGAACTCCGGCGAGAACTGAACCCCACGGGGGTTCCCGAGTTCGAGGCCTGCGCCTCCACCGGCGAAGGGGTTTTCGAGACCCTGAAGGCGGTCGCCAAGCTGATCCTCATTGACCTCAAGAAAGGGCGCTGA
- a CDS encoding roadblock/LC7 domain-containing protein — protein sequence MADPQMVMYDEEFRLINLAIEKLLREANAKVIFLVDKNGQLIAGCGETERFDTTSLASLTAGNIAATGGLAKLIGEKEFSILFHEGEKDNLHISIVGGRVILVVLFDTRSSLGLVRLRVKKASEELTAIFDRLMKKAEEKERSGIQEFPFAEITDDDIDNLFN from the coding sequence ATGGCAGATCCTCAGATGGTGATGTACGACGAGGAGTTCAGGCTGATCAATCTTGCGATCGAGAAGCTGCTCCGGGAGGCCAACGCCAAGGTGATCTTCCTGGTCGACAAAAACGGCCAGCTCATCGCCGGCTGCGGCGAGACCGAGCGGTTTGACACCACGTCGCTGGCATCGCTCACTGCGGGAAACATCGCCGCCACCGGTGGTCTTGCCAAGCTGATCGGCGAGAAGGAATTTTCCATCCTGTTCCACGAGGGGGAAAAGGACAACCTCCATATCTCCATCGTCGGTGGGCGGGTGATTCTTGTGGTCCTCTTCGACACCCGGTCCTCCCTGGGGCTGGTAAGGCTCCGGGTCAAGAAGGCCTCCGAGGAGTTGACCGCCATCTTCGACCGGCTCATGAAAAAGGCCGAGGAGAAGGAGCGGAGCGGCATCCAGGAGTTCCCTTTCGCCGAGATCACCGACGACGACATCGATAATCTCTTTAACTGA
- the nifJ gene encoding pyruvate:ferredoxin (flavodoxin) oxidoreductase, producing the protein MSRNMVTIDGNTAAAHVAHATNEVIAIYPITPSSVMGEISDMKSAMGEKNIWGTIPSVVEMQSEGGASGAVHGALQAGALTTTFTASQGLLLMIPNMFKIAGELTSTVFHVSARAIAAQALSIFGDHSDVMSCRSTGWAMLCSNNAQEVMDFALISQAATLRARVPFLHFFDGFRTSHEVLKVEELTFDDMRAMLDDELIAAHKARGLSPDHPFMRGTAQNPDVYFQGRETVNSYYPKCIEIVEEEMNKFAKITGRQYKLVDYVGAPDADRVIVIMGSGADTAQETVENLSAKGEKIGVVKVHLYRPFPIDAFIAALPKTVKKIAVLDRTKEPGALGEPLYMDVRTAIGEAMADGKCQFDGYPVIVGGRYGLGSKEFTPAQAKAVFDSLATDKPKRNFVVGITEDVTNSSLPCDPAFFNPMEGAYQAMFFGLGSDGTVGANKNSIKIIGEMTDNNAQAYFVYDSKKAGSMTTSHLRFGKKYIRAPYLVQEADFVACHNFAFVEKYDMLAKAKQGATFLLNAPFDHNEIWDKLPTDVQQQIIDKKLKFYVIDGVRLGNEIGLGPRINVIMQTAFFKISNIIPLDQAVAEIKGAIKKSYGKAGEAVVAMNYKAVDAGLNNFYEVAVPEKATSTITKPPVVSPKAPQFVQETTAPMIAGLGDDLPVSKMPADGTFPTATAQFEKRNIAVDIPVWDEQLCIQCGICSFVCPHATIRMKAYDASVLSGAPATFKSVDCKVPEFKGQKLTVQVAPEDCTGCGACVHNCPAKSKEDPNHKAINMAFQAPLRAQEVANWDFFLTIPDVDPTVAKLDTVRGSQLVRPLFEFSGACAGCGETPYLKLLTQLFGDRTLIANATGCSSIYGGNLPTTPYAKRADGLGPAWSNSLFEDNAEFGYGMRLAVDKFNAMALELIDKLSSSCSCSSCTSAVPLMNEIKGADQSTQAGIEAQRGRVAELKKALAGCPEAEAKRLLTVADYLVKKSIWCIGGDGWAYDIGYGGLDHVIASGKNINLLVLDTEVYSNTGGQASKSTPLGAVAQFAAGGKAVSKKDLGMMAMSYGSVFVAAVSLANPAQCIKALLEAEAYDGPSLIIAYAHCIAHGIDMTKAVDCQKRAVNSGYWPLYRYNPQLAAECKNPLQLDSKAPTIAFDEYVNSENRYRVLRKNNPKGYEELMRKAAAWSKAHFGYYQKLAALNFEETCEK; encoded by the coding sequence ATGAGTCGCAACATGGTTACCATCGACGGCAACACAGCGGCCGCCCACGTGGCCCACGCCACAAACGAGGTGATTGCCATCTACCCCATCACCCCGTCTTCGGTCATGGGAGAGATCTCGGACATGAAGAGCGCCATGGGTGAGAAGAACATCTGGGGGACCATTCCGTCGGTCGTCGAGATGCAGTCCGAGGGGGGCGCCTCCGGTGCCGTCCACGGCGCGCTCCAGGCAGGGGCGCTGACCACCACCTTCACCGCCAGCCAGGGCCTGCTCCTGATGATCCCGAACATGTTCAAGATCGCCGGCGAGCTGACCTCCACGGTCTTCCACGTCTCGGCCCGCGCCATCGCTGCCCAGGCTCTCTCCATCTTCGGCGACCACTCCGACGTCATGTCCTGCCGCTCCACCGGCTGGGCCATGCTCTGCTCCAACAACGCCCAGGAGGTCATGGACTTCGCCCTGATCTCCCAGGCCGCCACGCTCCGCGCCCGGGTGCCGTTCCTCCACTTCTTCGACGGATTCCGTACCTCCCACGAGGTCTTGAAGGTGGAAGAGCTGACCTTCGACGACATGCGCGCCATGCTGGACGACGAGCTGATCGCCGCCCACAAGGCCCGCGGACTCTCCCCGGATCACCCCTTCATGCGCGGCACCGCCCAGAACCCCGACGTTTACTTCCAGGGGCGCGAGACGGTAAACTCCTACTACCCGAAGTGCATCGAGATCGTCGAAGAGGAGATGAACAAGTTCGCCAAGATCACGGGCCGCCAGTACAAGCTGGTGGACTACGTGGGCGCCCCCGACGCCGACCGCGTCATCGTGATCATGGGCTCCGGCGCCGACACGGCGCAGGAGACGGTTGAGAACCTCTCCGCCAAGGGTGAGAAAATCGGCGTGGTGAAAGTCCACCTCTACCGGCCGTTCCCCATCGACGCCTTCATCGCCGCTCTGCCGAAGACCGTAAAGAAGATCGCCGTCCTCGACCGGACCAAGGAGCCCGGCGCCCTGGGCGAGCCCCTCTACATGGATGTCCGCACTGCCATCGGCGAGGCCATGGCCGACGGCAAGTGCCAGTTCGACGGCTACCCGGTTATCGTCGGCGGCCGCTACGGCCTCGGATCCAAGGAGTTCACCCCGGCCCAGGCCAAGGCGGTGTTCGATAGCCTCGCCACCGACAAGCCGAAGAGGAACTTCGTGGTCGGTATCACCGAGGACGTGACCAACAGCAGCCTCCCCTGCGATCCGGCCTTCTTCAACCCGATGGAAGGGGCCTACCAGGCCATGTTCTTCGGCCTCGGCTCCGACGGCACCGTGGGCGCCAACAAGAACTCCATCAAGATCATCGGCGAGATGACCGACAACAACGCCCAGGCCTACTTCGTCTACGACTCCAAGAAGGCCGGCTCCATGACCACGTCGCACCTGCGCTTCGGCAAGAAGTATATCCGGGCGCCGTATCTGGTGCAGGAGGCCGACTTCGTGGCCTGCCACAACTTCGCCTTCGTGGAGAAGTACGACATGCTGGCCAAGGCCAAGCAGGGGGCCACGTTTCTCCTGAACGCCCCCTTCGACCACAACGAGATCTGGGACAAGCTCCCCACCGACGTGCAGCAGCAGATCATCGACAAGAAGCTGAAGTTCTACGTGATCGACGGTGTGCGGCTCGGCAACGAGATCGGCCTCGGTCCCCGGATCAACGTCATCATGCAGACCGCGTTCTTCAAGATCTCCAACATCATCCCGCTGGATCAGGCCGTTGCCGAGATCAAGGGCGCCATCAAGAAGTCCTACGGCAAGGCGGGTGAAGCGGTCGTTGCCATGAACTATAAGGCGGTGGATGCCGGCCTCAACAACTTCTACGAGGTGGCGGTGCCCGAGAAGGCCACCAGCACCATCACGAAGCCGCCGGTCGTCAGTCCCAAGGCGCCCCAGTTCGTTCAGGAGACCACCGCGCCCATGATCGCCGGCCTCGGCGACGATCTGCCGGTTTCCAAGATGCCGGCCGACGGCACCTTCCCGACGGCCACCGCCCAGTTCGAGAAGCGGAACATCGCCGTGGATATCCCGGTATGGGACGAGCAGCTCTGCATCCAGTGCGGCATCTGCTCCTTCGTCTGCCCCCACGCCACCATCCGGATGAAGGCCTACGACGCCTCTGTCCTTTCCGGCGCTCCGGCCACCTTCAAGTCGGTGGACTGCAAGGTTCCCGAGTTCAAGGGACAGAAGCTGACCGTCCAGGTGGCTCCGGAAGACTGCACCGGCTGCGGCGCCTGCGTCCACAACTGCCCGGCCAAGAGCAAGGAAGACCCGAACCACAAGGCCATCAACATGGCATTCCAGGCCCCGCTCAGAGCACAGGAAGTGGCGAACTGGGATTTCTTCCTCACCATTCCCGATGTTGATCCGACCGTGGCCAAGCTGGATACCGTCCGCGGCTCCCAGCTGGTTCGCCCGCTGTTCGAGTTCTCCGGCGCTTGCGCCGGCTGCGGCGAGACCCCGTACCTGAAGCTTCTGACCCAGCTCTTCGGCGATCGGACCCTCATCGCCAACGCCACCGGCTGTTCCTCCATCTACGGTGGCAACCTCCCGACCACCCCCTATGCCAAGCGGGCCGACGGGCTTGGTCCGGCTTGGTCAAACTCCCTGTTCGAGGACAACGCCGAGTTCGGCTACGGCATGCGGCTGGCCGTGGACAAGTTCAACGCCATGGCCCTTGAGCTGATCGACAAGCTTTCCTCCTCCTGCTCCTGCTCTTCCTGCACGAGCGCGGTACCCCTCATGAACGAGATCAAGGGTGCCGACCAGTCGACCCAGGCCGGCATCGAGGCCCAGCGCGGTCGGGTGGCGGAGCTGAAGAAAGCCCTGGCCGGCTGCCCCGAGGCGGAGGCCAAGCGTCTCCTCACCGTGGCCGACTACCTGGTCAAGAAGTCGATCTGGTGCATCGGCGGTGACGGCTGGGCCTACGACATCGGCTACGGCGGCCTCGACCACGTCATTGCCAGCGGCAAGAACATCAACCTGCTGGTTCTCGACACCGAGGTGTACTCCAACACCGGCGGCCAGGCCTCCAAGTCGACCCCGCTGGGCGCCGTTGCCCAGTTCGCCGCCGGTGGCAAGGCCGTTTCCAAGAAGGACCTCGGCATGATGGCCATGTCCTACGGCTCGGTTTTCGTGGCGGCCGTCTCCCTGGCCAATCCGGCCCAGTGCATCAAGGCCTTGCTGGAGGCGGAAGCCTATGACGGCCCGTCCCTCATCATCGCCTACGCGCACTGCATCGCCCACGGCATCGACATGACCAAGGCCGTCGATTGCCAGAAGCGGGCGGTCAACTCCGGCTACTGGCCGCTGTACCGCTACAATCCGCAGCTTGCCGCCGAGTGCAAGAACCCGCTGCAGCTGGACAGCAAGGCCCCTACCATCGCCTTCGACGAGTACGTCAACAGCGAGAACCGCTACCGCGTCCTCAGAAAGAACAACCCGAAGGGGTACGAGGAGCTGATGCGGAAGGCGGCTGCCTGGTCCAAGGCCCACTTCGGCTACTACCAGAAACTGGCGGCCCTCAACTTCGAGGAGACCTGCGAGAAGTAA
- the recR gene encoding recombination mediator RecR, with protein MLQSSNSFARLLAELQKLPGVGEKTALRLAFHLLKYPENTAALAESLGEVLSRVKFCSVCFGITEEDPCRLCSSDRDETSLCVVEEPQDLLAVERTRAFRGRYHVLQGALSPLNGVTPDRLRIAELMRRLEEGTVREVVIATNFSVEGETTALYLARQIKPLGIRVTRLAHGIPLGSDLEYVDAATVQRALEGRSEL; from the coding sequence ATGCTACAGTCCTCAAACTCGTTTGCGCGGCTCCTTGCGGAGCTGCAGAAATTGCCGGGTGTTGGTGAGAAAACCGCGTTGCGGCTCGCGTTTCACCTGCTTAAATACCCGGAGAATACCGCAGCCCTTGCTGAGAGCCTCGGCGAGGTGCTGAGCCGGGTGAAATTTTGTTCCGTCTGCTTCGGCATCACCGAGGAAGATCCCTGCCGGCTCTGCAGCAGCGACCGCGACGAGACGTCCCTTTGTGTTGTCGAGGAACCCCAGGACCTCCTGGCGGTGGAGAGGACCCGGGCCTTCCGGGGACGTTACCACGTCCTTCAGGGGGCCCTGTCGCCGTTGAACGGGGTCACTCCCGACCGGCTCCGGATCGCCGAACTGATGCGGCGGCTCGAAGAGGGTACGGTGCGGGAGGTGGTCATTGCCACCAACTTCTCCGTTGAGGGGGAAACGACGGCCCTCTATCTTGCGCGGCAGATCAAGCCCCTTGGCATCAGGGTCACGCGGCTTGCCCACGGCATCCCCCTGGGGAGCGATCTGGAGTATGTGGACGCGGCCACGGTGCAGCGGGCCCTTGAGGGACGGAGCGAATTGTAG
- a CDS encoding YbaB/EbfC family nucleoid-associated protein produces the protein MSKGLAGIMKQAQMMQQKMAKLQEEAAQQTAEATAGGGAVTAVVTGKNQLVSLTIKPEAVDPNDVEMLQDLIVAAVNEALKKVQSKFSEEMGKITGGLNIPGLF, from the coding sequence ATGTCCAAAGGTTTGGCAGGTATCATGAAGCAGGCCCAGATGATGCAGCAGAAGATGGCGAAACTGCAGGAAGAGGCGGCGCAGCAGACCGCCGAGGCGACGGCAGGGGGCGGTGCGGTGACTGCCGTGGTGACCGGCAAGAACCAGCTCGTTTCCCTGACAATCAAGCCGGAAGCGGTTGACCCCAACGATGTGGAAATGCTCCAGGATCTCATCGTTGCCGCTGTGAATGAGGCCCTCAAAAAGGTTCAGTCCAAGTTTTCCGAGGAGATGGGCAAGATTACGGGCGGCCTCAATATTCCCGGCCTTTTCTGA
- the dnaX gene encoding DNA polymerase III subunit gamma/tau, whose protein sequence is MSYLVLARKWRPQTFSDLTGQEHVSQTLQNAIDSGRIAHAFLFTGARGVGKTSSARILAKALTCEQGMSPEPCNVCPACTEITAGTAVDVLEIDGASNTGVDDIRELRENVKYLPSRLRYKIFIIDEVHMLSTNAFNALLKTLEEPPPHVKFIFATTEPHKVPITILSRCQRFDFRRIPLGKVVGRLRHIVDQEGIAISDASLTMVARKGDGSMRDSLSVLDQVLAFCGDQVRDEEVVSLLGVVDRRLLLDATAAVFGRDTRTVLDIVARVDEFGYNMRQFCGELIDHLRNLLILKAVGDGTDLLDLSEAELATLRQQAESVPLDDLQRHLTVLLRADGELGHTSFPRLVLEMALVKMATLAPAVPVDQLLERLNKIEEGSGGGVADARAQWRATPPAPAGSPTPARAPERTAATPPPRPAERQAAPSAPAPRREEAKPVSEPRRTGDSWADFVALVKGAKPRLGSMLEQGSPLVVSADRLEIGFPEGAFALASLRDSDSQAALKELARQFFLAEPVLVMRPLAPDAAEAPPNLLEKKRVEKEQQQTVLKQAATSHPAVADALDVFGGTLAEVEPLERKESR, encoded by the coding sequence TTGTCCTATCTCGTTCTCGCACGAAAGTGGCGCCCCCAGACCTTCAGCGACCTGACCGGCCAGGAGCATGTCAGCCAGACCCTTCAGAACGCCATCGATTCCGGCCGCATCGCCCATGCGTTCCTTTTCACCGGCGCCCGTGGGGTGGGGAAGACCTCGTCCGCCCGTATTCTGGCCAAGGCCCTGACCTGCGAGCAGGGGATGAGCCCCGAGCCGTGCAATGTCTGTCCCGCCTGTACGGAGATCACCGCCGGCACCGCCGTGGACGTCCTCGAGATCGACGGCGCCTCCAACACCGGCGTCGACGACATCCGGGAGCTGCGGGAAAACGTCAAGTACCTCCCGTCCCGGCTCCGCTACAAGATCTTCATCATCGACGAAGTCCACATGCTCTCCACGAATGCCTTCAACGCTCTGCTGAAGACCCTGGAAGAGCCCCCTCCCCACGTCAAGTTCATCTTCGCCACCACCGAGCCCCACAAGGTGCCGATCACCATTCTCTCCCGCTGTCAGCGGTTCGACTTCCGGCGGATACCGCTCGGCAAGGTGGTGGGGCGTCTGCGCCACATCGTGGACCAGGAGGGGATCGCCATCAGTGACGCGTCTCTCACCATGGTGGCTCGCAAGGGGGACGGGAGCATGCGCGACTCCCTGTCGGTGCTCGACCAGGTCCTCGCTTTCTGTGGCGACCAGGTGCGGGACGAGGAGGTGGTGAGCCTCCTGGGGGTGGTGGACCGACGGCTTCTTCTCGATGCCACGGCGGCGGTCTTTGGCCGGGATACCCGCACGGTCCTCGACATCGTGGCGCGGGTGGACGAGTTCGGCTACAATATGCGACAATTCTGCGGAGAGCTCATCGACCACCTTCGCAACCTCCTGATCCTCAAGGCGGTGGGGGATGGCACCGACCTCCTTGACCTTTCCGAGGCGGAACTGGCGACCCTGCGGCAGCAGGCGGAGAGCGTTCCGCTTGATGACCTCCAGCGGCACTTGACGGTGCTGTTGCGGGCTGACGGGGAACTCGGCCACACATCCTTCCCCCGGCTCGTGCTGGAGATGGCCCTGGTCAAAATGGCGACTCTGGCACCGGCGGTGCCGGTGGATCAGCTCTTGGAGCGTCTGAACAAGATTGAAGAAGGGAGCGGGGGCGGCGTTGCCGACGCTCGTGCCCAGTGGCGTGCAACGCCCCCGGCGCCTGCCGGTTCTCCCACTCCGGCCAGGGCACCTGAACGCACCGCCGCCACTCCACCACCACGGCCGGCCGAGCGGCAGGCTGCACCCTCTGCTCCCGCGCCGCGCCGCGAGGAGGCGAAGCCCGTTTCGGAGCCTCGCCGGACCGGCGATTCCTGGGCTGATTTCGTCGCTCTTGTCAAGGGTGCCAAGCCGCGACTCGGTTCGATGCTCGAACAGGGGAGTCCGCTTGTTGTCTCGGCAGACCGGCTGGAAATCGGTTTCCCGGAAGGCGCCTTCGCCCTGGCCAGCCTCAGGGACAGCGACTCCCAGGCTGCCTTGAAGGAGCTGGCTCGCCAGTTCTTCTTGGCCGAACCCGTTCTCGTCATGCGTCCCCTTGCTCCTGACGCGGCGGAAGCTCCTCCCAATCTTCTGGAAAAAAAAAGGGTTGAGAAGGAACAGCAACAGACCGTCCTGAAGCAGGCCGCCACCTCTCATCCCGCGGTTGCCGACGCGCTCGATGTCTTCGGCGGCACCCTTGCGGAGGTTGAGCCCCTGGAGCGGAAAGAGTCCCGCTAA
- a CDS encoding ABC transporter ATP-binding protein has product MRERRGTYVLGAICLLGTNAFSLLIPWLLKLAVESLRNPGTASRSAAWYGGVIMVAALLHGVIRIFSRTTLLHAARRTEYAIREDLFGKLLTLDMPYYAGERTGDLMSRFANDLTNVRMLLGFGILNVINTALVYVSAIVLMASINPSLTLWAVIPFPLMIVAAKGITRRMFHHSRRAQEELARLTSQAEESIAAAVVVRSYCREEATVAAFEETGRRYLARNMTMARLRGILLPIMAAASAFGTLVVLFLGGQRVIDGVMTLGDFVAFNGYLAMLVWPTIVFGWILNLIQRGGASMARLNEVLDATPIVTEPAEPADACTPRGEIALREVRFSYNGMGEALPPILDGISLTIPAGSRLGIVGPVGSGKSTLVRLLARLYPVPDGKIFLDGVDINRLPLAQLRSAIGFVPQESFLFSRTIRENIAYGREGATVEEIAGAVRLASLEGDVFRFADGYDTLVGERGVTLSGGQKQRAAIARALLKNPAILILDDPLSAVDAQTEEAILEGLSGYWGDRTVIVVSHRLSAVRECDRIIVLKDGVIAEQGSHDDLVARDGLYCAMWREQQIRRELASL; this is encoded by the coding sequence ATGCGGGAACGTCGCGGGACGTATGTTCTCGGCGCCATCTGCCTGCTCGGGACCAACGCCTTTTCTCTCCTGATCCCATGGCTCCTGAAGCTGGCGGTGGAAAGCCTCCGGAATCCGGGCACTGCCTCCCGTTCCGCCGCCTGGTACGGTGGGGTTATCATGGTCGCGGCCCTTCTCCACGGCGTGATCCGGATCTTTTCCCGCACGACGCTCCTCCATGCTGCCCGGCGAACCGAGTATGCCATCCGCGAAGACCTCTTTGGAAAGCTCCTCACCCTCGACATGCCCTATTATGCCGGGGAGCGGACTGGCGACCTCATGTCCCGCTTCGCCAACGACCTGACCAACGTCCGGATGCTCCTCGGCTTCGGCATCCTGAACGTCATCAATACCGCCCTGGTCTATGTTTCCGCCATAGTTCTCATGGCGAGCATCAATCCTTCCCTCACCCTCTGGGCCGTCATCCCCTTCCCTCTCATGATCGTCGCCGCCAAGGGGATTACCCGCCGGATGTTCCATCATTCCAGGCGGGCCCAGGAGGAGCTGGCACGCCTCACCAGTCAGGCGGAGGAGAGCATCGCCGCAGCCGTGGTGGTGCGCTCATATTGCCGCGAAGAGGCGACGGTGGCCGCCTTCGAGGAAACCGGCCGTCGCTACCTGGCCCGCAATATGACCATGGCGCGGCTGCGGGGGATCCTGCTTCCCATCATGGCGGCCGCCTCGGCCTTCGGCACCCTCGTTGTCCTCTTCCTCGGGGGGCAGCGGGTCATTGACGGCGTCATGACTCTGGGGGATTTCGTAGCCTTCAACGGCTATCTGGCCATGCTGGTCTGGCCCACGATCGTTTTTGGCTGGATTCTCAACCTGATCCAGCGGGGGGGCGCGTCCATGGCCCGCCTTAACGAGGTGCTCGACGCCACTCCCATCGTCACGGAGCCGGCGGAGCCGGCCGATGCCTGTACTCCTCGGGGTGAGATCGCGCTGCGGGAGGTGAGATTCTCATATAACGGCATGGGGGAGGCGTTGCCGCCGATTCTCGACGGAATATCGCTCACTATTCCCGCCGGTTCCCGCCTCGGCATTGTCGGGCCCGTGGGGAGCGGTAAATCGACTCTGGTTCGCCTGCTGGCCCGGCTCTATCCAGTTCCGGATGGCAAGATTTTCCTGGACGGGGTCGACATAAACCGGCTCCCGCTGGCCCAGCTCCGGAGCGCCATCGGGTTCGTTCCCCAGGAGAGCTTTCTCTTTTCCCGCACCATCCGCGAAAACATCGCCTATGGCAGGGAGGGGGCGACCGTGGAGGAGATCGCGGGGGCGGTGCGCCTTGCCAGCCTGGAAGGGGATGTGTTCCGTTTCGCCGACGGCTACGATACTCTGGTGGGGGAGCGGGGCGTGACCCTCTCCGGTGGCCAGAAGCAGCGCGCCGCCATTGCCCGGGCGCTTCTCAAGAATCCGGCAATTCTGATCCTCGACGACCCCTTGTCGGCCGTGGACGCCCAGACCGAAGAGGCGATACTCGAGGGGCTTTCGGGTTATTGGGGCGACCGGACCGTCATCGTTGTCTCCCACCGCCTCTCGGCTGTGCGGGAGTGCGACCGGATCATCGTGCTGAAGGATGGCGTCATCGCCGAGCAGGGGAGTCATGACGACCTGGTTGCCCGTGACGGGCTCTACTGCGCCATGTGGCGTGAGCAGCAGATCCGTCGTGAGCTTGCGAGCCTCTGA
- a CDS encoding 4Fe-4S dicluster domain-containing protein: protein MKHSTMRLSIETMNLDFVKKVEALSGSSVRRCFQCGKCSAGCPMRSFMEHPPNRIVRFLQLGQYERVLAGRSIWYCASCETCTTRCPNKVDLAAIMDALRKCSWDAKGPSKESYVQLANRLFIDNIRTYGRQYEMRLAAVFNVKSGQFLKDLMLGPKLITKGKLKVFHQKNKNLAEIEQIFKRIEELRKKGEAP from the coding sequence ATGAAGCACTCAACAATGCGTCTCTCCATCGAGACGATGAATCTGGACTTCGTGAAGAAGGTCGAAGCCCTGTCGGGCAGTTCCGTGCGGCGCTGTTTCCAGTGCGGCAAGTGCTCGGCGGGGTGTCCCATGCGCAGCTTCATGGAGCACCCCCCCAACCGGATCGTGCGGTTCCTGCAACTGGGGCAGTACGAGCGGGTCCTGGCGGGCCGGAGCATCTGGTACTGCGCCTCGTGCGAGACCTGCACCACCCGCTGCCCCAACAAGGTGGACCTTGCGGCCATCATGGATGCCCTGCGCAAATGCTCCTGGGACGCCAAGGGGCCGTCCAAGGAATCCTACGTGCAGCTGGCGAACCGGCTCTTCATCGACAACATCCGCACCTACGGCCGACAGTACGAGATGCGGCTCGCCGCGGTCTTCAACGTAAAGAGCGGCCAGTTTTTGAAGGATCTCATGCTCGGCCCCAAACTCATCACCAAGGGGAAGCTCAAGGTGTTCCACCAGAAGAACAAGAACCTTGCCGAGATCGAGCAGATCTTCAAGCGGATCGAGGAGCTGCGCAAAAAGGGGGAGGCACCGTGA
- a CDS encoding CoB--CoM heterodisulfide reductase iron-sulfur subunit B family protein, with protein sequence MTPAKKLLSYSYYPGCSLHASAKEYDESTRGLFKALGIGLQEVPDWLCCGATPAHNVDELLSLSLCAKNLSLAEGVEGDLAVACAACFSRLKVTQHHLADNETKRKQVEYAIDGTVNLAKPVKHLLEILAKDFGLDRLTEAVQKPLAGLKVACYYGCLLTRPPEVPQLDCVEAPTIMERVIGAVGAETVGWSHRMECCGANFTLSRPGVVLKLSGSILDSAKAAGADCLMVACPLCHGNLDIRQKEIEEATGQRFGMPVFYMTQLLALAVGVAPGKLGFDSMIVNPLPLLREKQLL encoded by the coding sequence GTGACCCCTGCAAAGAAACTCCTTTCTTACTCCTACTACCCGGGCTGCTCGCTGCACGCCTCGGCCAAGGAATACGACGAATCGACCCGCGGGCTGTTCAAGGCCCTCGGGATCGGCCTGCAGGAAGTCCCCGACTGGCTCTGCTGCGGAGCCACGCCGGCCCACAACGTGGACGAGTTGCTGTCGCTCTCCCTGTGCGCCAAGAACCTCTCCCTGGCCGAAGGGGTTGAGGGGGACCTGGCCGTGGCCTGCGCCGCCTGTTTCTCGCGCCTGAAGGTCACCCAGCACCACCTGGCCGACAACGAGACCAAGCGCAAGCAGGTGGAGTACGCCATCGACGGGACTGTGAACCTGGCCAAACCGGTGAAGCACCTGCTGGAGATCCTGGCGAAGGACTTTGGTCTCGACCGGCTCACAGAGGCAGTACAGAAACCCCTTGCCGGCTTGAAAGTCGCCTGCTACTACGGCTGCCTCCTGACCCGCCCCCCCGAGGTGCCGCAACTGGACTGCGTCGAGGCCCCCACCATCATGGAGCGGGTCATCGGCGCCGTGGGGGCCGAGACCGTGGGCTGGAGCCACCGGATGGAGTGCTGCGGCGCCAACTTCACCCTGTCGCGCCCCGGCGTGGTCCTCAAGCTCTCCGGCAGTATCCTCGATTCCGCCAAGGCCGCCGGCGCCGACTGCCTCATGGTCGCCTGCCCCTTGTGCCACGGCAACCTGGACATCAGGCAGAAAGAGATCGAGGAGGCCACAGGGCAGCGCTTTGGCATGCCGGTCTTCTACATGACCCAGCTCCTGGCCCTGGCTGTAGGGGTCGCGCCGGGAAAACTCGGCTTTGACAGCATGATCGTGAACCCGCTGCCGCTGTTGCGGGAAAAACAGCTTTTGTAA